From the Hevea brasiliensis isolate MT/VB/25A 57/8 chromosome 15, ASM3005281v1, whole genome shotgun sequence genome, one window contains:
- the LOC110660100 gene encoding uncharacterized protein LOC110660100, whose protein sequence is MENFAAHKSTKTMSSKIPQGKIENSQMKMEGRLGFFGLIKESLNIQLKNPNFIIFSFFASVPLFCSMCLYEIVFQQTLIETGKIIQETITPPSKSPYEDFNYDYAELMNFERWIGKVSHKFLLLVLLYLGILYFIDFFNTIAIVDVASMIYKDEEPMNLHHMFSRFINETRFKGPLITSIYVLLLASLISFGLVPLAAYVLIYTELYFVFFTIISLVIFVALLAKYIEWSAVWNLGIVISVLEERQGDEALVVAVYLSRGRKLCGFVLMLVLFAWRLGLRLSCLYAGWKTGGGEVIGTILHIGLVCLANVLKWVIFVVFFYDCKKHSSVKKVDAEEVS, encoded by the coding sequence ATGGAAAACTTCGCCGCTCATAAATCAACCAAGACTATGAGTTCCAAGATTCCACAGGGAAAGATTGAAAACTCTCAAATGAAGATGGAAGGGAGACTAGGGTTCTTTGGCTTAATCAAAGAATCTCTAAACATCCAATTGAAGAATCCcaatttcatcatcttttctTTCTTCGCCTCTGTTCCTTTGTTTTGCTCTATGTGTTTGTATGAGATTGTTTTTCAGCAAACTTTGATTGAAACAGGAAAGATTATACAAGAAACCATTACTCCTCCTTCTAAGAGTCCTTATGAAGACTTCAATTATGATTATGCAGAGCTGATGAATTTCGAAAGATGGATTGGAAAAGTTTCTCATAAGTTTCTTCTTCTGGTTCTGTTATACCTTGGGATCCTATATTTCATAGACTTCTTCAACACGATTGCTATAGTGGACGTAGCATCGATGATCTACAAAGACGAAGAGCCCATGAATCTTCATCACATGTTCAGTAGATTCATCAATGAAACAAGATTCAAGGGGCCTCTTATCACATCCATCTATGTTCTTCTGTTAGCTTCTCTTATTTCATTTGGACTTGTCCCTTTGGCAGCATATGTATTAATATACACTGAATTATATTTTGTTTTCTTCACAATCATATCTTTGGTGATTTTTGTTGCTTTATTAGCAAAATATATAGAGTGGAGCGCTGTCTGGAACCTGGGTATTGTGATTTCAGTTTTAGAAGAAAGACAAGGTGATGAGGCCTTAGTTGTTGCAGTATATCTAAGCAGAGGTAGAAAGCTATGTGGATTTGTTCTAATGCTGGTATTATTTGCCTGGAGACTTGGCCTGAGATTATCATGCCTCTATGCTGGATGGAAGACAGGAGGAGGTGAAGTCATTGGCACAATATTACATATTGGGCTTGTTTGCTTGGCAAATGTGTTAAAGTGGGTGATCTTTGTGGTTTTCTTTTATGATTGTAAGAAGCATAGTTCTGTGAAAAAGGTAGATGCAGAGGAAGTTAGCTAG